A region of the Romboutsia hominis genome:
CCCGTAACTTAGGGATAAGGGGTGCCATCCTTTGGATGGCCGCAGAGAATAGGCCCAAGCGACTGTTTACCAAAAACACAGGTTTCTGCTAAGTCGCAAGACGATGTATAGGAGCTGACGCCTGCCCGGTGCTGGAAGGTTAAGGGGATCTGTTAGGAGCAATCCGAAGCAGTGAACTTAAGCCCCAGTAAACGGCGGCCGTAACTATAACGGTCCTAAGGTAGCGAAATTCCTTGTCGGGTAAGTTCCGACCCGCACGAAAGGCGTAACGATTTGGGCACTGTCTCAACAATAGACTCGGTGAAATTGTAATCCCGGTGAAGATGCCGGGTACCTGCGACAGGACGGAAAGACCCCATGGAGCTTTACTGTAGCTTGACGTTGGGTCTTGGTACTACATGTACAGGATAGGTGGGAGACTATGAAGCATGGACGCCAGTCTGTGTGGAGTCACCCTTGGGATACCACCCTTGTAGTACTGGGATCCTAACCAGAGGCCTTGAATCAGGTCTTGGGACACCGTCAGGTGGGCAGTTTGACTGGGGCGGTCGCCTCCCAAAAAGTAACGGAGGCGCTCAAAGGTTTCCTCAGCACGGTCGGAAATCGTGCGAAGAGTGTAAAGGCAAAAGGAAGCTTGATTGCAAGACATACAGGTCGAGCAAGGACGAAAGTCGGACTTAGTGATCCGGTGGTTCCGCATGGAAGGGCCATCGCTCAACGGATAAAAGCTACCCTGGGGATAACAGGCTTATCTCCCCCAAGAGTCCACATCGACGGGGAGGTTTGGCACCTCGATGTCGGCTCATCACATCCTGGGGCTGTAGTAGGTCCCAAGGGTTGGGCTGTTCGCCCATTAAAGTGGTACGCGAGCTGGGTTCAGAACGTCGTGAGACAGTTCGGTCCCTATCCGTCGCAGGCGTAGGAAATTTGAGGAGACCTGTCCTTAGTACGAGAGGACCGGGATGGACGTACCTCTGGTGTACCAGTTGTTCTGCCAAGGGCATGGCTGGGTAGCTATGTACGGAATGGATAAGCGCTGAAAGCATCTAAGCGCGAAGCCAACTTCAAGATAAGATTTCCCACCGTAAGGGTAAGACCCCAGGAAGACTACCTGGTTGATAGGTCGAAGGTGTAAGTGCAGTAATGTATTTAGCTTATCGATACTAATAGGTCGAGGACTTGACCAAAATCATTAACTAAATGATATACAGTTTTCAGAGTATTAACTCTAAAAGATAAAGATTATGTGGTTATTATAGCAAAGAGGATACACCTGTTCCCATACCGAACACAGAAGTTAAGCTCTTTAGCGCTGATGGTACTTGGGGGGCGACCCCCTGGGAGAGTAAGACGTAGCCACGTAATCTTTTTTTATGTCTAAAATTAAATAATGATTAAAATTATTTTTATGAGTATAAATAAGGTCGTTGATAGATTATAATAGTATCAACGACTTTATTTGTATTTATATACGAAAATTAATTGATAAATATAATACATATTAAATAAGTATTAATTTATTATATTGATTATTGGTTAGATCTAATCATTAGAAGGAGAACAAAATGAAAACAGAGATTATTAATCATTTAAGAGAAATCGTAGAAACTAATCTAATATCATTTCATGTGCCAGGTCATAAGTTAGGAAAAATTTATGACAAACTTGGATACTCTGATATAGTTAAAAATATATATAAAATGGACACAACTGAGATACCAGGAACTGATAATTTACATTCGCCAGAAGGAATAATAAAAAAATCGCAAGAAAGGGCTTCTAAGGCTTTCAAAAGCGATGAGACATATTATCTTATAAATGGAAGTACATGTGGGATACAAGGGGCTATAATGGCTTTATGTAATCCTAAGGATAAGATAATTGTTAATAGAGATTGCCATCAATCTGTTATAAATTCATGTATATTAGCTGATATAGAACCTATATATATACTTTCTAAAATTGACAAAGAAACTAATATACAAGAGGGAATAGATATTGAAGAATCTAAGAAGATAATAGACAATAATTTAGATGCTAAAGCTATTTTACTTACATATCCAACTTACTATGGAAAAACTTTTGAATTAAATGAAATATGTGATTATGCACACAAGCACAATATAGCAGTAATAGTAGATGAGGCACATGGGGCGCATTTAGGTTTAAGTGATAGATTACCAAAGACTGCCCTAGAAGAAGGTGCAGATATAGTAATTCAAAGTACTCATAAGACATTACCTTCATTTACTCAATCATCAATGATACATATAAAAGGAGATAGAGTGGATAGACAAAGATTAAGTACTATGCTTAGAAT
Encoded here:
- a CDS encoding aminotransferase class I/II-fold pyridoxal phosphate-dependent enzyme, which produces MKTEIINHLREIVETNLISFHVPGHKLGKIYDKLGYSDIVKNIYKMDTTEIPGTDNLHSPEGIIKKSQERASKAFKSDETYYLINGSTCGIQGAIMALCNPKDKIIVNRDCHQSVINSCILADIEPIYILSKIDKETNIQEGIDIEESKKIIDNNLDAKAILLTYPTYYGKTFELNEICDYAHKHNIAVIVDEAHGAHLGLSDRLPKTALEEGADIVIQSTHKTLPSFTQSSMIHIKGDRVDRQRLSTMLRIIESSSPSYILMSSLELAVDIYETKGNELMEELLDNIEQFKEKNKNTSFDIYNEDDKTKLFLSSKKLGMTGYELEDLLREKYNIQVELANYYGVLLICTIGNTKEDLDKLSEALEDMSNRYKKDSYIECLEYPVVIPEKALNPREAFYKNKKSVKIYESIGQICAEYVIPYPPGVSLLSPGEVITKEIIDYVILCHKKGMNINGIKDLNLEFIEIISD